Proteins encoded together in one Roseibacterium elongatum DSM 19469 window:
- the nuoF gene encoding NADH-quinone oxidoreductase subunit NuoF, translating to MLQDKDRIFTNIYGMHERTLAGAKQRGHWDGTRDLIGLGRDKIIEIMKASGLRGRGGAGFPTGLKWSFMPKESDGRPSYLVVNADESEPGTCKDREIMRNDPHTLIEGCLIASFAMNAHACYIYIRGEYIREREALQAAIDEAYDAGLLGKNAANSGWDFDLYLHHGAGAYICGEETALLESLEGKKGMPRMKPPFPAGAGLYGCPTTVNNVESIAVVPTILRRGAEWFAGFGRPNNAGTKLFAISGHVDNPCVVEEAMSITFEELIERHCGGIRGGWDNLKAVIPGGSSVPCVRGENMRDAIMDFDYLRGELQSGLGTAAVIVMDKQTDIIKAIWRLSKFYKHESCGQCTPCREGTGWMMRVMDRLVRGEARVEEIDMLFEVTKQVEGHTICALGDAAAWPIQGLIRNFRDEIEDRIRVKRGGAVEIAAE from the coding sequence ATGCTGCAGGACAAAGACCGGATCTTCACCAATATCTACGGCATGCACGAGCGCACCCTTGCCGGTGCAAAGCAGCGTGGCCATTGGGACGGCACCAGGGACCTGATCGGCCTGGGCCGGGACAAGATCATCGAGATCATGAAGGCCAGCGGGTTGCGCGGGCGCGGCGGCGCCGGGTTCCCGACGGGTCTGAAATGGTCCTTCATGCCCAAGGAATCGGATGGCCGGCCCAGCTATCTGGTCGTCAATGCCGACGAATCCGAGCCGGGCACCTGCAAGGACCGCGAGATCATGCGCAATGATCCGCACACCTTGATCGAGGGCTGCCTGATCGCGTCCTTCGCGATGAACGCGCATGCCTGTTACATCTATATCCGTGGCGAGTACATCCGCGAGCGCGAGGCCCTGCAGGCCGCTATCGACGAGGCCTATGACGCGGGCCTTCTGGGGAAAAACGCCGCGAACTCGGGCTGGGATTTCGACCTCTACCTGCATCACGGCGCGGGCGCCTATATCTGCGGCGAGGAAACCGCGCTGCTCGAAAGCCTCGAGGGGAAAAAGGGCATGCCGCGCATGAAACCGCCTTTCCCGGCGGGCGCGGGCCTTTATGGCTGTCCGACCACGGTGAACAACGTCGAATCGATTGCCGTGGTGCCCACGATCCTGCGCCGCGGGGCCGAATGGTTCGCCGGATTCGGCCGCCCCAACAACGCGGGCACCAAGCTGTTCGCGATCTCGGGGCATGTGGACAACCCCTGCGTGGTCGAAGAGGCCATGTCGATCACTTTCGAGGAACTGATCGAGCGTCACTGTGGCGGCATTCGCGGCGGATGGGACAACCTCAAGGCGGTGATCCCCGGCGGATCGTCGGTGCCTTGTGTGCGCGGTGAGAACATGCGCGACGCGATCATGGATTTCGACTATCTGCGGGGCGAGTTGCAGTCGGGCCTTGGCACCGCGGCGGTCATCGTCATGGACAAGCAGACCGACATCATCAAGGCGATCTGGCGGTTGTCGAAATTCTACAAGCACGAAAGCTGCGGCCAGTGCACGCCCTGTCGCGAAGGTACCGGCTGGATGATGCGCGTGATGGATCGCCTGGTGCGCGGCGAGGCGCGGGTCGAGGAAATCGACATGCTGTTCGAGGTGACCAAGCAGGTCGAAGGCCACACGATCTGTGCGCTTGGCGATGCGGCGGCCTGGCCCATCCAGGGCCTGATCCGCAATTTCCGCGACGAGATCGAGGATCGTATCCGGGTGAAACGCGGCGGTGCGGTGGAAATCGCGGCGGAGTGA
- a CDS encoding DUF5337 domain-containing protein → MPDRPRPDATERERRRVRQVRLAAVVMSLTMVFWMGGQYLGSQLGWAPRFAFLLDLAAIAALVWSLVVTYLVWKARRNDPERP, encoded by the coding sequence ATGCCCGACCGCCCCCGCCCCGATGCCACCGAACGTGAACGACGCCGCGTGCGCCAGGTTCGCCTGGCCGCGGTGGTGATGTCGTTGACGATGGTCTTTTGGATGGGGGGGCAGTATCTTGGGTCGCAATTGGGCTGGGCGCCGCGATTTGCCTTTTTGCTGGACCTTGCGGCGATTGCCGCACTGGTATGGTCGCTTGTGGTGACGTATCTAGTTTGGAAAGCGCGCCGCAACGACCCCGAACGCCCCTAG
- the nuoE gene encoding NADH-quinone oxidoreductase subunit NuoE, which translates to MLRRLHPEQPESFAFTPANQAWAEAQITKYPEGRQASAIIPLLWRAQEQEGWLTRPAIEHVADMLDMAHIRALEVATFYFMFQLQPVGAVAHIQICGTTSCMICGAEDLVAVCKEKIAANAHQLSADGKFSWEEVECLGACANAPMAQIGKDYYEDLTAEKLAWLLDEMAAGRVPTPGPQNGRYASEPASGLTSLTEHEAGRDALNASARLATDIGDTIKRIDGTELPLLAPWGKQSGGDRPAAPAPAPAAAPQTAPAEEAPETLGAPRDGGADDLKRISGVGPKLEGLLNEMGFYHFDQIAAWTPEQVAWVDNRLNFKGRIERDDWVAQARALAEES; encoded by the coding sequence ATGCTGAGACGGCTCCACCCCGAGCAACCCGAAAGCTTTGCCTTCACGCCCGCAAACCAGGCCTGGGCCGAGGCGCAGATCACGAAATACCCCGAAGGCCGCCAGGCCAGCGCCATCATCCCCCTGCTGTGGCGCGCGCAGGAGCAGGAGGGCTGGCTGACCCGGCCCGCGATCGAGCATGTCGCCGACATGCTGGACATGGCCCATATCCGGGCGCTTGAGGTCGCGACCTTCTATTTCATGTTCCAGCTGCAGCCCGTGGGCGCGGTCGCGCATATCCAGATCTGTGGCACGACGTCGTGCATGATCTGCGGCGCCGAGGATCTGGTTGCCGTGTGCAAGGAAAAGATCGCCGCCAACGCGCATCAGCTGTCGGCGGATGGCAAGTTCAGCTGGGAAGAGGTGGAATGCCTGGGTGCCTGCGCCAACGCGCCCATGGCACAGATCGGCAAGGACTATTACGAGGATCTGACCGCCGAGAAACTGGCTTGGCTGCTGGACGAGATGGCCGCCGGCCGGGTGCCGACGCCGGGGCCGCAGAACGGGCGCTACGCCTCCGAGCCGGCCTCGGGGCTGACCTCTCTCACCGAGCATGAGGCGGGACGCGACGCGCTGAACGCCTCGGCGCGGCTGGCCACCGATATCGGCGATACCATCAAGCGCATCGACGGCACCGAGTTGCCGCTATTGGCGCCTTGGGGCAAGCAATCGGGCGGTGACCGTCCCGCGGCCCCCGCGCCGGCGCCGGCCGCCGCCCCCCAGACCGCGCCGGCCGAAGAGGCGCCCGAGACGCTGGGCGCGCCGCGCGATGGTGGTGCCGACGATCTCAAGCGGATTTCGGGCGTCGGCCCCAAGCTTGAGGGGCTGTTGAACGAGATGGGGTTCTACCATTTCGACCAGATTGCCGCATGGACCCCGGAACAGGTCGCCTGGGTCGACAATCGGCTTAACTTCAAGGGACGGATCGAACGCGACGACTGGGTCGCACAGGCGCGGGCCCTGGCCGAGGAGAGCTGA
- a CDS encoding NADH-quinone oxidoreductase subunit D, which translates to MMDGSMDDPRGFHDAETQEQHIRNFNINFGPQHPAAHGVLRLVLELDGEICERCDPHIGLLHRGTEKLMESRTYLQNLPYFDRLDYVGTMNQEHAWCLAIEKLTGVEVPRRAQLIRVLYCEIGRILNHLLNVTTQAMDVGALTPPLWGFEEREKLMVFYERASGARLHAAYFRPGGVHQDLPPKLIDDIEEWATEFPKVLDDIDGLLTENRIFKQRNVDIGIVTEEDIQNWAFSGVMVRGSGFAWDLRRAQPYECYNEFEFQVPVGKNGDCYDRYLCRMEEMRQSIHIIHQAIEKLRMPENQGDVLARGKLTPPSRSDMKTSMEALIHHFKLYTEGFHVPEGEIYACVEAPKGEFGVYLVADGTNKPYRAKLRAPGFAHLQAMDYMCTGHQLADVSAILGSLDIVFGEVDR; encoded by the coding sequence ATGATGGACGGTTCGATGGACGATCCGCGCGGCTTCCACGACGCGGAGACGCAGGAACAGCACATTCGCAATTTCAACATCAATTTCGGGCCCCAGCACCCGGCGGCCCACGGTGTGCTGCGCCTGGTTCTGGAACTGGATGGCGAGATCTGCGAACGCTGCGACCCGCATATCGGGCTGCTGCACCGTGGCACCGAAAAGCTGATGGAAAGCCGCACCTACCTGCAGAACCTGCCCTATTTCGACCGGCTGGATTACGTTGGCACGATGAACCAGGAACATGCCTGGTGCCTTGCCATCGAAAAGCTGACCGGGGTGGAGGTGCCGCGCCGGGCGCAGTTGATTCGCGTGCTTTACTGCGAGATCGGGCGCATCCTGAACCACCTGCTGAACGTGACGACGCAGGCCATGGATGTCGGCGCGCTGACGCCGCCGCTTTGGGGGTTCGAGGAGCGCGAGAAGCTGATGGTCTTCTACGAGCGCGCCTCGGGGGCGCGTCTGCATGCGGCCTATTTCCGCCCCGGCGGCGTGCACCAGGACCTGCCGCCCAAGCTTATCGACGATATCGAGGAATGGGCGACCGAGTTTCCCAAGGTGCTGGACGATATCGACGGGCTATTGACCGAGAACCGGATCTTCAAGCAGCGCAATGTCGATATCGGCATCGTGACCGAGGAAGACATCCAGAACTGGGCGTTTTCCGGCGTGATGGTGCGCGGATCGGGCTTTGCCTGGGACCTGCGGCGCGCGCAGCCCTACGAATGCTACAACGAATTCGAATTCCAGGTGCCCGTCGGCAAGAACGGCGATTGCTATGACCGCTATCTCTGCCGGATGGAGGAGATGCGCCAGTCGATCCACATCATCCACCAGGCCATCGAGAAGCTGCGCATGCCGGAGAACCAGGGCGATGTCCTGGCGCGCGGCAAGCTGACCCCGCCGTCACGATCGGACATGAAGACCTCGATGGAGGCGCTGATCCATCACTTCAAGCTCTATACCGAGGGCTTCCACGTTCCCGAGGGCGAGATCTATGCCTGCGTCGAAGCGCCCAAGGGCGAATTCGGCGTCTACCTGGTGGCGGATGGCACCAACAAACCCTACCGCGCCAAACTGCGCGCGCCGGGTTTCGCGCATCTGCAGGCGATGGATTACATGTGCACGGGCCACCAGTTGGCAGATGTGTCGGCGATCCTGGGATCGCTCGATATCGTGTTCGGCGAGGTGGACCGCTAA
- a CDS encoding sulfotransferase yields the protein MTPAAGGPAFDFGRTLLIGIGAQKAGTTWLARKLSAHPQVHAPIKEVHYWDRIRAPFHDSKRWRGALTDRGDRLVRRLPRALWRKKWSTSLMVRPDPCDHSGYVDLFRWGYAGQPVLHEFTPAYALLPPGAFAEMRALHEDVRFVLVLRDPVARFWSGLRHYHRVHLANGMPEDSLVRMARVSLGDPHDPHRRRSEYAGLLGLPALAEGRMHVAFFETLFTQDSYDAVLDFAGLARQPLGAVANPNRSRFDTVAMPEDLAAEAREVFASSYERVYDLFDDRVPGQWGGGV from the coding sequence GTGACCCCTGCCGCTGGTGGCCCTGCCTTCGACTTCGGGCGCACGCTGCTGATCGGCATCGGGGCGCAGAAGGCCGGGACAACCTGGTTGGCGCGCAAGCTGTCCGCCCACCCGCAGGTACATGCCCCAATCAAGGAAGTGCATTACTGGGATCGCATCCGCGCGCCGTTTCACGACTCGAAACGCTGGCGCGGCGCGCTCACCGATCGCGGCGACCGCCTGGTGCGGCGCCTGCCGCGGGCCTTGTGGCGCAAGAAATGGTCCACGAGCCTGATGGTGCGCCCCGACCCGTGCGATCATTCCGGCTATGTCGACCTGTTCCGATGGGGCTATGCCGGTCAGCCGGTCTTGCATGAATTCACGCCGGCCTACGCCCTGCTGCCGCCCGGCGCGTTCGCCGAGATGCGTGCGCTGCACGAGGATGTCCGGTTTGTCCTGGTGCTGCGTGATCCGGTGGCGCGGTTCTGGTCGGGGCTGCGGCATTATCACCGCGTCCATCTCGCCAACGGGATGCCCGAGGACAGCCTTGTGCGCATGGCGCGCGTGTCGCTGGGCGACCCCCATGACCCGCATCGGCGCCGCTCGGAGTATGCCGGGCTGCTGGGCCTGCCGGCGCTGGCCGAGGGGCGGATGCATGTGGCGTTCTTCGAGACGCTGTTCACGCAAGACAGCTATGACGCGGTGCTCGATTTCGCCGGCTTGGCGCGCCAGCCCCTCGGCGCGGTCGCGAACCCCAACCGCAGCCGCTTCGACACGGTGGCCATGCCCGAAGATCTGGCCGCCGAAGCGCGAGAGGTTTTTGCCTCCAGCTACGAACGGGTCTATGATCTGTTTGACGACCGCGTGCCGGGCCAATGGGGCGGCGGCGTATGA
- a CDS encoding NADH-quinone oxidoreductase subunit C: MTNEALRELAEYVSERMPDAVRATSITHGELNVEISASEAATFIEFLKSDRSCLFSTMVDITAVDWPQRERRFDVVWHFLSMYRNHRIRVKAAVREEDIVPSIVEIHPSAGWFEREVYDMFGVIFSGNPDLRRILTDYGFRGHPLRKDFPTTGYTEVRFDDELKRVVYEPVKLVQEYRQFDFMSPWEGADYILPGDEKAEEKA; this comes from the coding sequence ATGACCAACGAGGCCCTGCGCGAGCTTGCCGAATACGTCTCGGAACGGATGCCGGATGCCGTGCGCGCGACGTCCATCACCCATGGCGAACTGAACGTCGAGATCAGCGCGTCGGAGGCCGCCACCTTCATCGAGTTTCTCAAATCCGACCGCAGTTGCCTGTTCTCGACCATGGTGGACATCACCGCCGTGGACTGGCCGCAGCGCGAACGCCGGTTCGATGTGGTGTGGCATTTCCTGTCGATGTACCGCAATCACCGGATCCGCGTGAAGGCGGCCGTGCGCGAAGAGGACATCGTGCCCTCGATCGTCGAGATCCACCCCTCGGCCGGGTGGTTCGAACGCGAGGTCTACGACATGTTCGGCGTCATCTTTTCCGGCAACCCGGACCTGCGCCGCATCCTGACCGATTACGGCTTTCGCGGTCATCCCCTGCGCAAGGATTTCCCGACCACCGGCTATACCGAGGTGCGCTTTGACGACGAATTGAAGCGCGTCGTCTACGAGCCGGTCAAACTGGTTCAGGAATACCGCCAGTTCGATTTCATGAGCCCGTGGGAAGGGGCCGATTACATCCTGCCGGGCGACGAGAAAGCCGAGGAAAAGGCCTGA
- a CDS encoding NuoB/complex I 20 kDa subunit family protein translates to MTGANAAGADREVATQELNRQLQDKGFLVTSTEDLINWARTGSLHWMTFGLACCAVEMMHTSMPRYDAERFGVAPRATPRQSDVMIVAGTLTNKMAPALRKVYDQMPEPRYVISMGSCANGGGYYHYSYSVVRGCDRIVPVDLYVPGCPPTAEALLYGILQLQRKIRREGTLIR, encoded by the coding sequence ATGACCGGGGCCAATGCCGCCGGGGCCGACCGCGAGGTGGCCACGCAGGAGCTGAACCGTCAGTTGCAGGACAAGGGGTTTCTTGTCACTTCGACCGAGGATCTGATCAACTGGGCGCGCACCGGCAGCCTGCACTGGATGACCTTTGGACTGGCCTGCTGCGCCGTCGAGATGATGCATACCTCGATGCCGCGCTACGATGCCGAACGCTTCGGCGTCGCGCCGCGCGCCACGCCGCGCCAGTCGGACGTGATGATCGTGGCGGGCACGCTGACCAACAAGATGGCCCCGGCGCTGCGCAAGGTCTATGACCAGATGCCCGAGCCGCGCTACGTGATCTCGATGGGGTCCTGCGCCAATGGCGGCGGGTATTACCACTACAGCTATTCGGTGGTGCGCGGCTGCGACCGGATCGTGCCGGTGGACCTGTATGTGCCGGGCTGCCCGCCGACGGCCGAGGCGCTGCTTTACGGTATTCTGCAATTGCAGCGCAAGATCCGCCGCGAAGGCACCCTCATCCGCTAG
- a CDS encoding NADH-quinone oxidoreductase subunit A, producing the protein MGLAIGLGLVLILAAVVIAVRNPDPEKVSAYECGFNAFDDARMKFDVRFYLVSILFIIFDLEIAFLFPWAVTFADMSMTAFWSMMVFLAVLTVGFAYEWKKGALEWE; encoded by the coding sequence ATGGGGCTGGCGATCGGGTTGGGCCTTGTCCTGATCCTTGCGGCGGTGGTGATCGCCGTGCGCAACCCGGACCCTGAAAAGGTGTCGGCTTACGAATGCGGGTTCAACGCGTTCGACGATGCCCGCATGAAATTCGACGTGCGCTTCTACCTCGTGTCGATTCTGTTCATCATTTTCGACCTCGAGATCGCCTTCCTGTTCCCGTGGGCCGTGACCTTTGCAGACATGTCGATGACGGCGTTCTGGTCGATGATGGTGTTCCTTGCCGTGCTGACGGTCGGATTCGCCTATGAATGGAAGAAGGGGGCGCTGGAATGGGAGTGA